One window of Microcoleus vaginatus PCC 9802 genomic DNA carries:
- a CDS encoding DUF3038 domain-containing protein, with protein MDVAVILMPSETSLTQSNPLILDSLPDLSPSDGGCPRRARLQIDLMLLAIEALYLGGAEEMLVVSKDLELESIIKNRVALWLMRNTNPLRRYTQRRSLTMVEAKALVAIACNMARKLTATIRQLLLDSQQLRSRNIPLNQNLPLAEYLERFRAHFRSRMNPKRSLVAAYDSDDKLNELALNLLSKLLFCTGTAGMQRFWVSLFDGEVE; from the coding sequence ATGGATGTTGCCGTGATATTAATGCCGTCAGAAACTTCGCTTACCCAGTCAAACCCGTTAATTTTAGACAGTTTGCCAGACTTGTCGCCTTCCGATGGGGGATGTCCCCGCCGAGCCAGATTACAAATTGACTTGATGTTGCTGGCGATCGAAGCCTTGTATCTCGGAGGTGCCGAAGAAATGCTGGTGGTGTCAAAGGACCTGGAATTGGAATCAATTATCAAAAATCGGGTTGCCCTTTGGCTGATGCGTAATACTAACCCGCTGAGACGCTACACCCAGCGCCGCTCGCTTACTATGGTGGAGGCAAAAGCGCTGGTGGCGATCGCCTGTAATATGGCGCGTAAGTTAACCGCCACAATTCGGCAGTTGCTGCTAGACTCGCAGCAGTTGCGATCGAGAAATATCCCCCTCAACCAGAACCTGCCGCTGGCCGAGTATTTAGAACGCTTTAGAGCTCACTTTCGATCGCGCATGAACCCCAAGCGATCGCTAGTTGCCGCTTACGATTCCGACGACAAGCTCAACGAACTAGCTTTGAACTTGTTGAGCAAACTGCTATTTTGTACAGGCACAGCCGGAATGCAGCGCTTCTGGGTTAGCCTGTTTGATGGAGAAGTTGAATAA
- a CDS encoding OmpA family protein, with protein MTRSFNQKPSIPPTRVSKSRGKGLLVLSLIFRLLLLGVGSGFAWVLGMAIAQVYPSGATEMPLAERLLRVTQNLTSSPKRAPATPIPALPPPTATPTPQSKVSPAQREKLQSDLRQLQGELNALIGRTAALESQLGSSRPTETLEKRLQLMSRELAAPETAASVAPALPAIGSSPSLNPETVNTTPQNANNPVFGGDGLMVTLPSDVLFDTGSISLRAGTNAILDNLVAELGNHEGATVRVAGHTDDAGEAADNRNVSFARAQAVVQYLSGVLGQKYHWVAIGYGESRPSVDNSSDTNRQRNRRIEVAINP; from the coding sequence ATGACGCGATCTTTTAACCAAAAACCTTCAATCCCCCCCACTCGCGTCTCCAAGTCGCGGGGAAAAGGTTTGCTTGTACTGTCGCTGATTTTTCGACTGCTGCTGCTGGGGGTGGGCAGCGGTTTTGCGTGGGTTTTGGGGATGGCGATCGCTCAAGTTTATCCGTCAGGCGCGACGGAGATGCCGCTGGCAGAGAGATTGCTGCGTGTAACCCAAAATTTGACCTCCAGCCCGAAACGCGCCCCAGCAACGCCAATTCCGGCGCTTCCGCCACCAACCGCTACACCGACTCCCCAGTCCAAAGTCAGTCCTGCCCAGAGAGAGAAATTGCAGTCGGATTTGAGACAGTTGCAGGGTGAACTCAACGCGCTGATTGGTCGCACGGCGGCTTTGGAGAGTCAGTTGGGCAGCAGCCGCCCGACGGAAACTTTGGAAAAGCGTTTGCAGTTGATGTCGCGGGAATTGGCGGCGCCGGAAACGGCGGCAAGTGTTGCCCCTGCTTTACCGGCGATCGGCAGCAGCCCGAGTCTGAACCCTGAAACGGTGAATACTACGCCACAGAATGCCAATAATCCGGTGTTTGGGGGGGATGGGCTGATGGTGACTCTACCCAGCGATGTTTTGTTTGATACTGGCAGCATTTCTTTGCGCGCGGGAACTAATGCGATTTTGGACAATTTGGTGGCGGAGTTGGGCAACCACGAGGGGGCAACTGTGCGCGTTGCCGGCCACACTGACGACGCGGGGGAAGCGGCGGACAATCGCAATGTGTCGTTTGCGCGGGCTCAGGCTGTGGTGCAGTATTTGTCTGGTGTGCTCGGTCAGAAGTATCATTGGGTGGCGATCGGCTATGGGGAAAGTCGCCCTTCGGTGGATAATAGTTCCGATACTAATCGGCAGCGCAACCGCCGCATTGAAGTGGCAATTAATCCTTAG
- a CDS encoding DUF433 domain-containing protein, whose amino-acid sequence MSERKIITIEPGKRGGKPCISRMRITVYDVLRGLAAGMSHTEILDDFPELTEEDIRACLEFGG is encoded by the coding sequence ATGAGCGAGCGCAAAATCATTACGATCGAACCAGGTAAACGCGGTGGAAAGCCTTGCATCAGCCGAATGCGAATTACCGTGTATGATGTGTTGCGCGGGCTGGCTGCGGGAATGTCTCATACAGAGATTCTAGACGATTTTCCAGAGTTGACGGAGGAAGACATTAGAGCGTGTTTAGAATTCGGCGGTTGA
- a CDS encoding abortive infection protein: MAAFPWIGPTLFLLSGQFFDQFILTLGMIILAVVFGLTAFIFLRLFITWLQAKLEKNSLFFKRSFKRKTDNLTATISEPENVFLEPVFVESDGKLTAAIFGDKNDISEVPEPPIICENSAAVAYLYKPIALWHGRLVLPSSEQRQPYGTVFFEVINAPKKYKNFIGKTAFLKWSTNREVQFFVHAVSQDINFTQQTKKSQKSGNIHPDRLNGWRNVSPLETLTGSRLEDSVTVMLRRPVIAINYSSSDRQELTIDREPVQIIGRFCALVSILQRKEADSDKFIVRHFNKTSQQFDGAAEIIRIPQVQPDKNGVARSTNHLIEQSPLNPDGWYIYGDRDEDSIFVVQAIEPRKVAQLTPDETHFGLKKSLAYLSNKNWENTPAQKGQAKRILLTPNEATENASISPWQEGDIGIVIHSFGGIGGKKGERPPLGIVTGHFALGVAKVVRDRFTSELRFDIEYKQVYAHNPDGIVAGSSKWQSYMGDLQRGWLGDRPVCDIICKLDCVCCDYDFDGITLSPLTELNQQLDIMMARYRSGDGTGASLVTPATSCVQDSSQAIYATIKKITSEIESNPQIQDWLKTHPTDAQTQRFHQLVALGESLEKVLMPLGIVRPDWRKNARLAGIDAELKKTFFVGIVNLIKAAISYRTMLPRRTQDEIAKIFLKQGAFLWIIRTNQVGGFDPNIEPIAPTGL, encoded by the coding sequence ATGGCGGCATTTCCTTGGATCGGGCCAACCCTTTTTTTACTGTCAGGTCAGTTTTTCGACCAATTCATTTTGACTCTGGGCATGATAATATTAGCTGTTGTTTTCGGTTTAACAGCTTTTATTTTTCTTCGCCTTTTTATTACTTGGTTGCAGGCAAAATTGGAAAAAAATAGCCTGTTTTTTAAACGCTCGTTCAAAAGAAAGACGGACAATTTAACCGCTACTATTTCAGAGCCTGAAAACGTTTTTTTAGAACCTGTTTTCGTAGAAAGTGACGGCAAGTTAACTGCTGCAATTTTTGGAGACAAAAACGATATTTCAGAAGTGCCTGAGCCGCCGATAATCTGCGAAAATTCAGCAGCGGTTGCCTATCTCTACAAGCCGATAGCTCTTTGGCACGGGCGCTTAGTTTTGCCCTCAAGCGAACAGCGCCAACCCTACGGGACAGTTTTTTTTGAAGTAATAAATGCCCCCAAAAAATATAAAAATTTCATTGGCAAAACAGCATTTTTGAAATGGAGTACAAATCGCGAAGTACAGTTTTTTGTCCACGCAGTCAGTCAAGATATAAACTTCACACAACAAACTAAAAAAAGTCAAAAATCTGGCAACATCCATCCAGATAGATTGAACGGCTGGCGAAATGTAAGCCCTTTAGAAACTCTAACAGGCAGCAGACTCGAAGACAGCGTGACTGTGATGCTACGCAGGCCGGTGATTGCGATTAATTATAGCAGCAGCGATCGCCAGGAACTCACGATCGATCGCGAACCCGTACAAATTATCGGACGTTTCTGCGCCTTAGTCTCAATTTTACAGCGAAAAGAAGCCGACAGCGACAAATTTATTGTCCGGCATTTCAACAAAACATCTCAACAATTTGACGGCGCCGCTGAAATTATTCGGATTCCACAAGTACAGCCCGACAAAAATGGCGTAGCGAGGTCTACCAATCACCTGATCGAACAATCCCCCTTAAATCCAGACGGCTGGTACATTTATGGCGATAGAGACGAAGACAGTATATTTGTAGTGCAGGCAATCGAACCCCGCAAAGTTGCCCAATTAACACCAGATGAAACACATTTCGGTCTAAAAAAATCTCTCGCTTATTTAAGTAACAAAAATTGGGAAAATACACCAGCACAAAAAGGGCAAGCAAAAAGAATATTGTTAACCCCAAATGAGGCTACAGAAAACGCTTCAATCTCTCCTTGGCAAGAAGGAGATATCGGGATAGTGATTCACAGTTTCGGCGGTATCGGCGGCAAAAAAGGCGAACGGCCACCGCTGGGAATTGTCACCGGACATTTTGCTTTGGGAGTAGCAAAAGTGGTGCGCGATCGCTTTACCAGCGAACTGCGTTTTGACATAGAATACAAACAAGTTTACGCCCATAATCCCGACGGAATTGTTGCCGGTTCCAGCAAATGGCAAAGCTACATGGGAGACTTGCAGCGCGGCTGGTTGGGCGATCGCCCGGTTTGCGATATCATCTGTAAATTAGATTGCGTGTGTTGCGACTACGATTTTGACGGCATCACCTTGTCGCCTTTAACCGAATTAAACCAGCAACTAGATATCATGATGGCCCGCTACCGCAGCGGAGACGGCACCGGCGCAAGTTTAGTCACCCCAGCAACTTCTTGCGTCCAAGATTCAAGTCAGGCAATTTACGCGACAATTAAAAAAATTACTTCCGAAATAGAGTCAAATCCTCAGATTCAAGACTGGTTGAAAACACATCCCACCGACGCACAAACCCAAAGGTTTCACCAGTTAGTAGCTTTAGGAGAGAGTTTAGAAAAAGTATTAATGCCCCTCGGCATTGTCCGTCCAGATTGGCGGAAAAATGCAAGATTGGCGGGGATTGATGCGGAACTGAAAAAAACCTTTTTTGTCGGTATAGTGAACCTGATAAAAGCTGCTATTAGTTACCGAACAATGCTACCCAGGCGCACCCAAGATGAAATAGCCAAAATTTTCTTAAAACAGGGAGCATTTTTGTGGATAATTCGCACAAATCAAGTTGGAGGATTTGACCCAAACATTGAGCCAATCGCACCAACAGGGCTTTGA
- a CDS encoding alpha/beta hydrolase, which produces MQPQYSNQDFSTMSSIKSPTLFYEWQNYRCGYDVYNQTTATEDSIPLLLIHPIGVGLSRIFWHRFCESWYKAGNTNPIYNPDLLGCGDCEMPAVACYPDDWAAQLQYFLETVVKKPAIVLVQGALLCVALALAKRQQESGSNLIRGLVLAGPPAWAVMNKHSTERQQRIVWNLLNSPLGNAFYRYARRAEFLRSFSVKQLFGDAAKVDSEWLDALQAGAANPDSRHAVFSFLAGFWRQDYSGTIQKFDRPVLVVMGEKASSISQAGKEEKPDERLAQYLAYFPNAEGLLMPGRNVLPYESTAEFVAAVAEFVDKLKKN; this is translated from the coding sequence ATGCAACCGCAATATTCAAACCAAGATTTTTCCACCATGTCGTCTATAAAATCACCAACGCTGTTTTACGAATGGCAAAATTATCGCTGTGGTTATGATGTTTATAACCAAACTACGGCGACAGAAGATAGCATCCCTTTGTTATTAATTCATCCGATAGGAGTGGGATTGTCAAGAATCTTTTGGCATAGATTTTGTGAGAGTTGGTACAAAGCAGGGAACACTAATCCGATTTACAATCCCGACCTTTTGGGCTGCGGCGATTGCGAAATGCCGGCTGTGGCTTGCTATCCTGACGATTGGGCCGCACAGTTGCAGTATTTCTTGGAAACTGTAGTCAAAAAACCTGCGATCGTCCTCGTACAAGGTGCTTTACTATGTGTAGCCTTGGCTTTAGCAAAAAGGCAGCAGGAAAGCGGCTCAAATTTAATTCGTGGCTTAGTTCTCGCAGGGCCTCCCGCTTGGGCGGTGATGAACAAACATTCGACAGAAAGACAGCAACGGATTGTCTGGAACTTGTTAAATTCTCCCTTGGGAAACGCTTTTTACCGCTACGCCAGACGCGCTGAGTTTTTGCGTTCTTTTTCAGTGAAACAACTGTTTGGCGATGCGGCAAAAGTCGACAGCGAATGGTTGGATGCTTTGCAGGCTGGGGCGGCAAATCCTGACAGCCGACACGCGGTTTTCTCGTTTTTAGCGGGGTTTTGGCGCCAGGATTATAGCGGTACGATTCAAAAGTTCGATCGCCCCGTACTCGTTGTGATGGGAGAAAAAGCCTCAAGCATCAGTCAAGCGGGTAAGGAAGAGAAACCGGATGAAAGATTAGCGCAATATTTAGCTTATTTTCCCAACGCGGAAGGTTTATTAATGCCGGGGCGCAATGTTTTGCCCTATGAATCCACCGCAGAATTTGTCGCGGCTGTTGCGGAGTTTGTGGATAAGTTAAAGAAAAATTAA
- a CDS encoding type II toxin-antitoxin system mRNA interferase toxin, RelE/StbE family: protein MRPLVLTPKFKRAFRKFVKRNPDLQQRIEDSLQQMEADVFFPNLGTHKLGGKLDGLQSCSCGYNCRIVFSIEEDTETNSEVIVLLDIGTHDEVY from the coding sequence ATGAGACCACTGGTTCTGACTCCCAAATTCAAACGAGCATTCCGCAAGTTTGTGAAACGAAATCCTGACCTCCAGCAACGTATTGAAGACTCTCTTCAACAAATGGAAGCAGATGTATTTTTTCCCAACCTAGGTACTCATAAATTAGGTGGCAAACTTGATGGTCTTCAGTCCTGCTCTTGCGGCTATAATTGTCGGATTGTGTTCTCGATAGAAGAGGATACGGAAACAAATAGTGAAGTCATTGTTTTACTCGACATCGGGACACATGATGAAGTCTATTAA
- a CDS encoding DUF4335 domain-containing protein, translated as MTIRRQYSLPNCTLVLEGLSDGSATSQLDIRPVLSILMSAECYVKGLGEPLTGGREFFESLVRAVSSYAQEFMSGVHYPDRYGPNVGMVQLHRIDGNLHRLTVLPASTGSPTPIDQKTELSAKVDLTTVQLFDLVEAIDQFFADTQTLPELSLQLTPISKRYVKSAEPLAKRTLPAVVGVSSLALAAMAFFLVPVPEVQRQRDPVPQPNPAGQNQGTPNPGGSGSPNPNPTPPADGLVPGTQTPNAESISPTPSPAPQSDASPSPTPQSDASPSPTPQSDASPESTPSPVAEGLASPEAAAVPITDPGEIELLRGKLSQQIDGFVKNQPPGDAELVYRVSVAQDGAIVGYKPENSAAVDQSETPLSELLYKPVGTRSPAEPLADFRVVLAPDGTVQVTPW; from the coding sequence ATGACTATTAGGCGTCAGTACAGTCTGCCAAATTGCACCCTAGTTCTAGAAGGGTTGAGCGATGGATCGGCAACCAGCCAGTTAGATATACGACCGGTGCTTTCCATACTAATGAGCGCTGAATGCTATGTGAAAGGTCTCGGCGAGCCCCTGACGGGGGGGCGGGAGTTTTTTGAAAGCTTGGTGAGGGCCGTCAGCAGCTACGCTCAAGAATTTATGAGCGGGGTGCATTATCCCGATCGCTACGGCCCGAATGTGGGCATGGTGCAGTTACACAGAATTGACGGGAATTTGCACCGATTGACCGTTCTACCCGCCTCCACAGGCAGCCCAACCCCAATCGATCAAAAAACAGAACTGTCGGCAAAAGTTGATTTGACGACGGTACAGCTATTTGACTTGGTAGAGGCGATCGATCAGTTTTTTGCCGACACGCAGACGCTGCCGGAATTATCGCTGCAATTAACCCCAATTTCCAAGCGTTACGTCAAGTCGGCCGAACCTTTGGCGAAGCGGACTTTGCCTGCTGTGGTGGGGGTGTCGAGTTTGGCTTTGGCTGCGATGGCGTTTTTCTTGGTGCCGGTGCCAGAAGTCCAGCGCCAGAGAGATCCGGTGCCGCAGCCCAATCCAGCGGGCCAGAATCAGGGGACGCCGAATCCGGGCGGATCGGGTTCGCCTAATCCCAATCCCACGCCCCCTGCAGACGGTTTGGTGCCTGGGACTCAAACTCCGAACGCTGAATCGATTTCGCCGACTCCGAGCCCCGCGCCGCAGTCGGACGCTTCACCAAGCCCCACACCGCAGTCGGACGCTTCACCAAGCCCCACACCGCAGTCGGACGCTTCGCCGGAAAGCACGCCCAGTCCTGTTGCTGAAGGTTTGGCAAGCCCTGAAGCAGCAGCCGTGCCAATTACCGACCCAGGGGAAATTGAGCTGTTGAGGGGCAAACTTTCCCAGCAAATTGACGGATTTGTGAAGAATCAGCCTCCGGGTGATGCGGAGTTGGTTTATCGGGTGAGTGTGGCCCAAGACGGGGCGATTGTCGGTTACAAGCCCGAGAATTCGGCAGCAGTCGATCAATCCGAAACGCCCTTGTCGGAGTTGCTTTACAAACCGGTTGGCACCAGGTCACCGGCGGAACCGCTGGCTGATTTCCGCGTAGTTTTGGCACCAGACGGCACTGTTCAAGTCACTCCTTGGTAA
- a CDS encoding AI-2E family transporter: MSEQRITISLPNLLLIVASSLLLVLLWQLRSLLVILMISVVLAASIVPIVNWAQTMRVPRWLAVIMVYLTLIGGFSGTVVLIGPTVIEQIELLLRQLPLYVESLRTVATNLLSRLTDDAPTLVGQLVDTQSLTNWLIRSSQQLVLRSYSLTRGILGGVFSLVLALFISGYMVADSDTLIKSLVQFFPKPWDTRLAAQAAPIGQRMGSYIRGRVLVSGILGIFITTGLSILGMPEFALGLGAIAGVTNLIPFIGPVLGAVPALIVALAKGGWVLLWVLLLFVIIQNLETYVLDPLLVGSSVGVHPLYQLLSVLGGVQVLGIIGAVIVPPWFAGVAALIENLYLKPKLRSEHREAIDRAKNNSDLPPVTPSA, encoded by the coding sequence ATGTCAGAACAGCGGATAACCATTTCTTTACCTAACTTGCTGCTAATTGTAGCATCGTCCTTGCTGCTAGTGCTGCTGTGGCAATTGCGGAGCCTGCTAGTAATTCTAATGATATCAGTCGTGCTGGCTGCTTCGATCGTCCCGATCGTTAATTGGGCCCAAACGATGCGGGTTCCGCGCTGGCTGGCGGTGATTATGGTTTATTTAACTCTCATCGGCGGATTTAGCGGCACGGTAGTGTTAATCGGGCCCACGGTAATCGAACAAATAGAGTTACTGCTGCGACAGTTACCACTGTATGTTGAAAGTTTGCGAACTGTGGCAACTAATCTATTGAGTCGCCTAACCGACGATGCCCCAACCTTGGTGGGTCAGTTGGTGGACACTCAATCGCTGACTAATTGGCTGATTCGATCGAGTCAACAACTGGTTTTGCGATCGTACAGTTTAACGAGAGGCATTCTAGGTGGGGTCTTCAGCCTAGTTTTAGCATTATTTATTTCAGGTTACATGGTGGCCGACAGCGACACATTAATCAAAAGTTTGGTGCAATTTTTCCCTAAACCTTGGGACACAAGATTAGCCGCACAAGCCGCGCCAATCGGTCAAAGAATGGGGAGTTATATTCGCGGGCGAGTGTTAGTTTCGGGGATTTTAGGGATATTTATTACCACAGGTTTGAGCATTTTGGGAATGCCGGAATTTGCTTTAGGCTTGGGTGCGATCGCAGGTGTTACCAACTTGATTCCCTTCATCGGCCCAGTGTTGGGAGCAGTACCAGCATTAATCGTAGCCTTAGCTAAAGGTGGCTGGGTACTTTTGTGGGTATTACTGTTATTTGTAATTATCCAAAATTTAGAAACTTACGTACTCGATCCTTTGCTGGTTGGTTCATCGGTTGGTGTGCATCCTTTATATCAATTGCTTTCTGTCTTGGGAGGCGTTCAAGTATTAGGAATTATTGGAGCTGTAATTGTGCCGCCTTGGTTTGCGGGAGTGGCAGCTTTGATTGAAAACTTGTATTTAAAACCAAAACTTAGGAGCGAACATCGAGAAGCAATAGATCGGGCTAAAAATAACTCTGACTTGCCACCTGTTACACCTTCGGCGTGA